A genomic window from Clostridium aceticum includes:
- a CDS encoding flagellar protein FlaG, whose amino-acid sequence MEITKIQPQSVQQVQKYQTQNTDKQYHSQTNTAQIKQQSKAGRDILQRKKEGDTLNIGEEKLIEMIERANKSLITPPTELQFSIHEATKQISVKVTNTETKEVIREIPPEKILDMVAKMWELAGLIIDEKA is encoded by the coding sequence ATGGAAATCACAAAAATACAACCTCAGTCGGTTCAACAAGTGCAAAAATATCAGACTCAAAATACAGATAAACAATACCATTCTCAAACAAATACTGCTCAAATAAAGCAGCAAAGTAAAGCCGGTAGAGATATTCTACAGAGAAAAAAAGAAGGAGATACCTTAAATATTGGAGAAGAAAAGCTAATTGAGATGATTGAAAGGGCAAATAAAAGCCTAATAACACCTCCAACAGAGCTTCAATTTTCTATACATGAGGCAACGAAGCAAATTAGTGTGAAGGTTACCAATACTGAAACAAAGGAAGTAATAAGGGAAATTCCACCAGAAAAGATTCTGGATATGGTGGCAAAGATGTGGGAGTTAGCAGGTTTAATTATAGACGAAAAAGCATAA
- the fliS gene encoding flagellar export chaperone FliS, which yields MATNNPYAAYAKYVKKTVKEEGENQDVQTEVATSSALKSVPETNTRAYMGVPPKPNATKSIPPKPAGAQAVSANNYLESKILTAPPENLTLMLYEGAIRFMNQAVIYISAKNNEKTNVAIQRAQDIFIELMSTLNQEIEMSKNLFSLYEFMNYRLVEANIEKDPEKLREVITMTKELRDTWEEAMKQYKAI from the coding sequence ATGGCAACAAATAATCCCTATGCAGCCTATGCCAAATATGTTAAAAAAACAGTAAAAGAAGAAGGCGAGAATCAAGATGTACAAACAGAGGTAGCTACATCGTCAGCACTTAAGTCGGTACCAGAGACTAACACAAGAGCCTATATGGGGGTGCCACCAAAACCCAATGCTACAAAATCTATACCACCAAAGCCAGCAGGAGCACAAGCCGTATCTGCTAATAACTACCTAGAAAGCAAAATCCTAACTGCTCCACCAGAGAATCTTACACTGATGCTGTATGAGGGAGCTATTCGTTTCATGAACCAAGCAGTAATTTATATTAGTGCAAAAAACAATGAAAAAACCAACGTTGCTATCCAAAGGGCACAGGATATTTTTATTGAGTTAATGAGTACTTTGAATCAAGAAATAGAGATGTCTAAAAATCTATTTAGCCTTTATGAATTTATGAACTATAGGTTAGTAGAGGCCAACATAGAAAAAGATCCAGAAAAACTTCGAGAAGTAATTACTATGACCAAAGAGCTAAGGGACACTTGGGAAGAGGCAATGAAGCAATATAAAGCTATCTAA